The sequence TCTTCGAACGACATCTTCTGCACTCAGCGGCGTGCGAGGATGCGGCCCTGAGACGCTATACAGATCTTGTAGAAGCGGTCTAAGGTGCTGAAACGGTCGTAGGCAGCTCCCATGGATAGTCACTATCACGAAACTGTTCCTCCAGCGGCAGCGGAACCCGAAGAGGTCGTAGTTGTGACGTCAGTGCGCGCAACGACCCATCTTGTGGTCTGCGTAGCAAGATCTCCACAGGCGCCCCAAAAGTTACCCAACTTGGGGTCTGGTCAACAACGAGCACGCTTGGCATACGCAGGCTTTCGCGCACAAACCAGCGAAGACCCGTTGCCTCGAGACGATAGAGATCGATTGGGAGCACGATAACTGTTCCGGAGTGCCCAAGTGCCCCTGCTCGTGCTGCCTCGTGGAGCGCGAAAGCTGGCCCGAGGCCTGCATCGAGATACGCATCCCCGTGTGTCCACGTACCGCCCACTTCAATCACCCGAGGACCAACCGCTTGCCTGACCAACAGTGAGAGCCAGATCGCCTGTGTCGCGCAATCACGATATAAGCCAGCCTTATCCTTCCCCATCCGACGCGAGCGTCCGCCAGTCAGAAGACATACCAGCGGGGTCATGTACCCAACCTAAAGGTTTCACCATTGCCCACTGTCACTACGCTACTAGAGTATGGATCCTCGGAAGCACTTGATAGATAGCTACGGTCGTGAGATTCGAGACCTTCGCATCTCCATCACTGACCGGTGCAATTTCCGCTGCACCTATTGTTTACCGGCGGAGGGAATCGAGTGGCTTCCGCGCAGTGAACTGCTGACCTTCGAGGAGATCACGGCGATCAGTCGAATTTTCGTAGAGCGCTTCTATATCGACTCCATCAGGCTCACCGGTGGGGAACCAACGGTTCGAGCACAGTTGCCACGTCTTGTTGCAATGCTCGCCTCATTAACCACCCACGAAGGGAGCAAGGTCAACCTCTCTATGACGACCAATGGAGTGACACTCCCGTTGATCGCTGAACCGTTGCGTGATGCCGGTCTTGACCGCATCAATATCTCCCTCGACACCCTTCGAGCGGATCGCTTTCTCCAAATCACCAAACGTCCCCAATTTGAACGAGTACTCGAAGGCATCGAAGCCGCACAGTCTGCGGGCTTTCACCCGCTGAAGCTCAATGTGGTCGCGATGAAGGGCATCAATGACGACGAGATCGTTGATTTTGCCGCCTTTGGCCGCGAACATGACCTACAAGTACGGTTTATTGAATTTATGCCACTCGACGGGGCAAATGCCTGGGAACGGGC is a genomic window of Ferrimicrobium sp. containing:
- the moaA gene encoding GTP 3',8-cyclase MoaA — encoded protein: MDPRKHLIDSYGREIRDLRISITDRCNFRCTYCLPAEGIEWLPRSELLTFEEITAISRIFVERFYIDSIRLTGGEPTVRAQLPRLVAMLASLTTHEGSKVNLSMTTNGVTLPLIAEPLRDAGLDRINISLDTLRADRFLQITKRPQFERVLEGIEAAQSAGFHPLKLNVVAMKGINDDEIVDFAAFGREHDLQVRFIEFMPLDGANAWERADVLTADEILAQIASVYPVDPIERTHAPATTYRYRDGKGSFGIIPSVTKPFCGDCDRVRLSAEGKIRTCLFALDEHDLRGLVRDNATPEQLTTEIEAIIATKWAGHSIGRVNFIRPRKSMSQIGG